In a single window of the Streptomyces sp. NBC_00353 genome:
- a CDS encoding alpha-ketoacid dehydrogenase subunit beta, whose amino-acid sequence MTTAAMAGEQTDKAKPATMAQALGRALRDSMAEDPTVHVLGEDVGTLGGVFRITDGLAKEFGDDRCTDTPLAEAGILGAAVGMAMYGLRPVVEMQFDAFAYPAFEQLISHVAKMRNRTGGAMPLPITVRVPYGGGIGGVEHHSDSSEAYYMATPGLHVVTPATVDDAYGLLRASIASDDPVIFLEPKRLYWSKAAWSPDAPVEVEPIGRAVVRRPGRSATLITYGPSLPVCLEAAEAAVEEGWDLEVVDLRSLVPFDDETVAASVRRTGRAVVVHESSGFGGPGGEIAARVTERCFHHLEAPVLRVAGFDIPYPPPMLERHHLPGVDRVLDAVARLQWEAES is encoded by the coding sequence ATGACGACGGCGGCGATGGCCGGCGAGCAGACGGACAAGGCCAAGCCGGCCACCATGGCGCAGGCTCTCGGGCGTGCGCTGCGTGACTCGATGGCCGAGGACCCGACGGTGCACGTCCTCGGTGAGGACGTCGGCACGCTCGGCGGGGTCTTCCGGATCACCGACGGGCTGGCGAAGGAGTTCGGCGACGACCGCTGTACGGACACGCCGCTGGCCGAGGCGGGCATCCTCGGTGCGGCCGTCGGCATGGCGATGTACGGACTGCGGCCTGTGGTGGAGATGCAGTTCGACGCGTTCGCCTATCCGGCGTTCGAGCAGCTCATCAGCCATGTCGCCAAGATGCGGAACCGGACCGGGGGCGCCATGCCGCTGCCGATCACGGTGCGGGTGCCCTACGGCGGCGGGATCGGCGGGGTCGAGCACCACAGCGACTCCTCGGAGGCCTACTACATGGCGACGCCGGGCCTGCATGTCGTCACGCCTGCCACGGTCGACGACGCGTACGGGCTGCTGCGGGCCTCGATCGCCTCCGACGATCCGGTGATCTTCCTGGAGCCGAAGCGGCTGTACTGGTCGAAGGCGGCATGGTCGCCGGACGCGCCGGTGGAGGTCGAGCCGATCGGGCGGGCCGTTGTCCGCCGTCCCGGGCGCAGCGCGACGCTGATCACGTACGGGCCGTCCCTGCCGGTCTGCCTGGAAGCCGCGGAGGCGGCCGTCGAGGAGGGCTGGGACCTCGAAGTGGTCGACCTTCGTTCGCTCGTGCCCTTCGACGACGAGACGGTTGCCGCTTCCGTGCGGCGTACCGGTCGAGCGGTCGTCGTCCATGAGTCGTCCGGGTTCGGCGGCCCCGGCGGCGAGATCGCGGCCCGCGTCACCGAGCGCTGCTTCCACCACCTGGAGGCGCCGGTGCTGCGGGTCGCCGGGTTCGACATCCCGTATCCGCCGCCGATGCTGGAGCGGCACCATCTGCCGGGCGTGGACCGGGTGCTCGATGCCGTCGCGCGGCTGCAGTGGGAGGCGGAGAGCTGA
- the pdhA gene encoding pyruvate dehydrogenase (acetyl-transferring) E1 component subunit alpha: MTVQELPGAAAYRPTPPPAWKPLTDPAPLLPDPEPYRVLGTDAVADADPELLLRLYAELVRGRRYNAQATALTKQGRLAVYPSSTGQEACEIAAALVLEERDWLFPSYRDTLAAVARGLDPVEALTLLRGDWHTGYDPREHRIAPLCTPLATQLPHAVGLAHAARLKGDDVVALAMVGDGGTSEGDFHEALNFAAVWRAPVVFLVQNNGFAISVPLAKQTAAPSLAHKAVGYGMPGRLVDGNDVAAVHQVLGEAVARARAGGGPTLVEAVTYRMDAHTNADDATRYRGESEVEAWRAHDPIQLLERELTARGLLGEDGIEEARAAAERMAAGLREQMNADPVLDPMDLFAHVYAEQTAQLREQAARLRVELDAEQGQDGTSGAGDGR, translated from the coding sequence ATGACGGTCCAAGAGCTGCCCGGCGCGGCCGCCTACCGGCCCACGCCGCCCCCGGCCTGGAAGCCGCTCACCGACCCCGCGCCGCTGCTCCCGGACCCCGAGCCGTACCGCGTGCTCGGTACGGACGCCGTGGCCGACGCAGACCCCGAGCTGCTGCTGCGGCTCTACGCCGAGCTGGTGCGCGGTCGGCGGTACAACGCCCAGGCCACCGCCCTCACCAAGCAGGGCCGGCTCGCCGTCTACCCGTCCAGCACCGGACAGGAGGCCTGCGAGATAGCTGCGGCGCTGGTGCTGGAGGAGCGCGACTGGCTCTTCCCCAGCTACCGCGACACCCTCGCGGCAGTGGCGCGCGGCCTCGACCCGGTCGAGGCACTGACCCTGCTGCGCGGTGACTGGCACACCGGTTACGACCCGCGCGAGCACCGCATCGCCCCGCTCTGCACCCCGCTCGCCACCCAGCTGCCGCACGCCGTGGGCCTGGCCCACGCGGCGCGGCTCAAGGGGGACGACGTGGTGGCGCTCGCCATGGTCGGCGACGGCGGGACCAGCGAGGGCGACTTCCACGAGGCGCTGAACTTCGCGGCCGTCTGGCGGGCCCCGGTGGTCTTCCTGGTGCAGAACAACGGCTTTGCGATCTCCGTGCCCCTGGCCAAGCAGACGGCGGCGCCGTCGCTGGCGCACAAGGCGGTGGGGTACGGCATGCCGGGCCGGCTGGTCGACGGCAATGACGTGGCCGCCGTGCACCAGGTGCTCGGCGAGGCGGTGGCGCGGGCCCGGGCGGGTGGCGGTCCGACCCTGGTCGAGGCCGTGACGTACCGGATGGACGCGCATACGAACGCCGACGACGCCACGCGCTACCGCGGCGAGAGCGAGGTGGAGGCGTGGCGGGCACACGACCCGATCCAGCTCCTGGAGCGGGAACTGACCGCGCGCGGGCTGCTCGGTGAGGACGGTATCGAGGAGGCGCGCGCGGCTGCGGAGAGGATGGCGGCCGGGCTGCGCGAGCAGATGAACGCAGATCCGGTGCTCGACCCGATGGACCTCTTCGCCCATGTCTATGCGGAACAGACCGCGCAACTGCGGGAGCAGGCGGCCCGGCTGCGGGTGGAGCTGGACGCCGAGCAGGGCCAGGACGGTACGAGTGGTGCGGGGGACGGCCGATGA
- a CDS encoding Lrp/AsnC family transcriptional regulator, with protein MADGAEDPGQVPPARPLDSIDRDILRLLQTDGRASIRSVADRVHVSRANAYARINRLIDDGVIRGFSARVNHERAGQGASAYITLKIVQNSWRTVREQLQALPGATHIALVSGDFDVLLLVHTPDNRSLRELVLTRIQAIPEVLSTRTLLVFEETDLAPGPDRPTELS; from the coding sequence ATGGCCGACGGGGCCGAGGACCCCGGTCAGGTTCCGCCCGCGCGCCCGCTCGACTCGATCGACCGCGACATCCTCCGACTGCTCCAGACGGACGGCCGGGCCTCGATACGGTCGGTGGCCGACCGCGTCCATGTGTCGCGCGCCAATGCCTACGCCCGGATCAACCGGCTCATCGACGACGGAGTGATCCGCGGCTTCAGCGCGCGCGTGAACCATGAGCGGGCGGGGCAGGGCGCCTCCGCATACATCACGCTCAAGATCGTCCAGAACTCCTGGCGGACGGTGCGGGAGCAGCTCCAGGCACTGCCGGGGGCCACACACATCGCGCTGGTCAGCGGCGACTTCGACGTACTGCTGCTGGTGCACACCCCGGACAACCGGTCGCTGCGCGAGCTGGTCCTGACGAGGATCCAGGCCATCCCGGAGGTGCTCTCCACCCGCACGCTCCTGGTGTTCGAGGAGACCGACCTGGCCCCGGGCCCGGACCGCCCCACCGAACTCAGCTAG
- a CDS encoding TetR/AcrR family transcriptional regulator, translating to MTTAKRDTYTPETLLTVAVRVFNERGYDGTSMEHLSKAAGISKSSIYHHVAGKEELLRRAVSRALDGLFGILDESGASRGRAIERVEYVTRRTVEVLIAELPYVTLLLRVRGNTTAERWAMERRREFDQRVAELLKAAVADGDLRSDVDIRLATRLLFGMVNSLVEWYRPQPGGGAEGEQLADTVVQLAFEGMRSSR from the coding sequence ATGACCACGGCCAAGCGGGACACGTACACCCCGGAGACTCTCCTCACCGTCGCCGTCCGTGTCTTCAACGAACGCGGTTACGACGGCACGTCCATGGAGCACCTGTCCAAGGCGGCGGGCATCTCCAAGTCGTCGATCTACCACCATGTCGCGGGCAAGGAAGAGCTCCTGCGACGTGCGGTCAGCCGGGCGCTGGACGGGCTCTTCGGGATTCTCGACGAGTCGGGAGCGAGTCGGGGGCGCGCGATCGAGCGGGTCGAATACGTCACTCGCCGCACCGTCGAGGTGCTGATAGCCGAACTGCCCTACGTCACGCTGCTACTGCGCGTGCGGGGCAATACGACGGCCGAGCGCTGGGCCATGGAGCGAAGGCGCGAATTCGACCAGCGGGTGGCCGAACTGCTGAAGGCGGCGGTCGCGGACGGTGATCTCCGCTCCGACGTGGACATACGGCTGGCGACGAGGCTGCTGTTCGGGATGGTCAACTCCCTGGTGGAGTGGTACCGGCCGCAGCCGGGCGGTGGCGCCGAGGGGGAGCAGCTGGCGGACACGGTCGTTCAGCTGGCATTCGAGGGGATGCGTTCCAGCCGCTGA